The Ruania alba genome has a window encoding:
- a CDS encoding sulfatase family protein, with amino-acid sequence MNRPNILLAIADDASHVSAQGHPFVHTPAFDWVAEHGVLCHNAYTTNPKCAPSRASILTGMHTWQLKEAGNHNGIFPAEFARYPDLLEGTGYHVGYTGKGWAPGNWARQGLTRNPAGTPYNNHRLTPPERTGISEIDYAANFAVFLNDRNERQPFCFWYGGFEPHRRYEPGEGARAGLDPAAVQVPPYLPDVPQVREDLLDYAYEIEWFDRHLGLMIDQLAQAGELENTLIVVTSDNGMPFPRVKGQMLDPDARLPFAVCWPGTVPSGRVIEDLISFVDLAPTFLDAAGITEHPPQMVGRTLMDVLRSEESGQVDPDRDRVFFGRERHDLGYEGDRSYPVRCIRRGDYLYVWNLRPSMWPAGNPETGFTNVDSSPTKETILAQHEAGEDTYYDLAFGKRPEHELYHLPSDPHCIDNLADHPEHKSLVSELEDVLRAELVATGDPRMTGGGAEFDTYEYAGALHHSWAAWEAGTWRPQSY; translated from the coding sequence ATGAACAGACCGAACATCTTGCTCGCGATAGCCGACGACGCCTCGCACGTGAGCGCGCAAGGTCACCCGTTCGTGCACACACCTGCCTTCGACTGGGTGGCCGAACATGGGGTGCTGTGCCACAACGCCTACACCACGAATCCCAAGTGCGCACCGTCGCGGGCGAGCATCCTCACCGGCATGCACACCTGGCAGCTCAAGGAAGCCGGCAATCACAACGGCATCTTCCCCGCCGAGTTTGCCCGCTACCCCGACCTGCTCGAAGGCACCGGGTATCACGTGGGATACACCGGCAAAGGATGGGCGCCAGGGAACTGGGCGCGCCAAGGACTGACCCGCAACCCCGCCGGCACCCCGTACAACAACCACCGGCTCACCCCACCGGAACGCACCGGTATCAGCGAGATCGACTACGCCGCCAACTTCGCCGTATTCCTGAACGACCGCAATGAGCGCCAGCCGTTCTGCTTCTGGTACGGCGGGTTCGAGCCACACCGGCGCTACGAGCCCGGCGAAGGGGCACGCGCAGGCCTCGACCCGGCCGCGGTGCAGGTTCCCCCGTACCTGCCGGACGTGCCACAGGTGCGCGAGGACCTGCTGGACTACGCCTACGAGATCGAGTGGTTCGATCGTCATCTGGGCTTGATGATCGACCAGCTCGCCCAGGCCGGTGAGCTGGAGAACACCCTCATCGTCGTCACCTCCGACAACGGCATGCCCTTCCCACGGGTGAAGGGGCAGATGCTCGACCCCGACGCCCGCCTTCCCTTCGCCGTGTGCTGGCCAGGGACCGTACCCAGTGGACGAGTGATCGAGGACCTGATCAGCTTCGTCGACCTCGCACCCACATTCCTGGATGCAGCAGGGATCACCGAGCACCCGCCACAGATGGTGGGTCGCACCCTGATGGACGTGCTGCGATCGGAGGAATCCGGGCAGGTCGACCCGGACCGGGACCGGGTGTTCTTCGGCCGTGAGCGCCACGATCTCGGGTATGAAGGCGACCGCTCCTACCCCGTGCGATGCATCCGCCGTGGTGACTACCTCTACGTCTGGAACCTGCGGCCGAGCATGTGGCCGGCCGGGAATCCGGAGACAGGATTCACCAACGTCGACTCCTCCCCCACCAAAGAGACGATCCTCGCCCAGCACGAGGCGGGCGAGGACACCTACTACGACCTGGCATTCGGCAAGCGCCCGGAGCATGAGCTGTACCACCTGCCGAGCGACCCGCACTGCATCGATAACCTGGCCGACCACCCCGAGCACAAGTCCTTGGTGAGCGAGCTCGAGGACGTGCTGCGGGCCGAGCTCGTCGCCACCGGCGACCCGCGGATGACCGGCGGTGGCGCCGAGTTCGACACCTACGAATACGCAGGTGCCCTGCACCATTCGTGGGCCGCGTGGGAGGCGGGCACCTGGCGGCCGCAGAGTTACTGA